From one Candidatus Woesearchaeota archaeon genomic stretch:
- the ileS gene encoding isoleucine--tRNA ligase, producing the protein MLKNYNFREVEENTLKFWKEKKIYEKAKEKNRKGKIFYFLDGPPYTSGRVHIGTAWNKSLKDCFIRFKRMNGFNIWDRAGYDMHGLPTEHKVEEKLGIKQKEDIVKFGVEKFIKECKTLSTENMKLMNDDFIRLGIWMDFENAYQSLKNEFIEGEWWLIKRAHENKRLYEGLRTMTWCGHCETALAKHELEYETVEDDSIFLKFKVKDKPNEYLVIWTTTPWTIPFNLAVMVNPELDYVRAKVGSEVWIVAKGLAGAFIGGVANKDFTILEEFKGNKLEGTRYEHPLYKELKNVYDELEKESLKVHSVILSSEYVDLSAGSGLVHCAPGCGPEDYEVGHKNEIKPFNNLSERGEFPKEMGIFAGLIAKKDDKKFIEALEEANSLIATTKVEHEYAHCWRCHNPVIYKTTKQWFFEVEDLKEKMIEANKKIKWVPEAAFNAFESWLKNLRDNSITKQRYWGCPLPVWKCEKCNDYVVIGSANELKALANKVPEDLHKPYIDEVTIKCSCGGIKKRIPDILDVWVDAGTTSWSCLDYPQRKDLFEKMFPPEFILEGKDQIRGWFNLLMVASFVSMNRPSFKAVYMHGFVQDALGRKMSKSLGNQVSPYEVIEKYGADTLRYYMICGANPGVDINYNFDDLKIKNKNLFVLWNLANYMVDLAQNSGINPSKITAESVEKNFEIEEKYIFSKLNSTIKKVTGLFEEYRLNEVPLAIEELYLELSRTYVQLVRDKFSGEDNEKKVILFALYENTMHILKMFAAVAPFISEQIYLNLKEAFGLNEESIHLFDWPVYDKNKINAELENDFSVVKDFIQSILAGREKISLGVRWPLKEVILIIDDEKAVSAVEKLEDAIKKQTNVKELKIQKIFPQSKTIVKADFNKLGPAFGNKVPKIIAKLSTESAENVLSHIKKEGKFVLKVDNESINLLRDHIVVTREVPFPFKEVEFRYGQLYLNAERNDELEAEGYSREIMRRVQEARKKNGLEKKDRIVLFVKVDEDLKEMLAKWEDAIKEKCGADKIKISDQEPARKHNVEVKESIKGKEIRILFDKIV; encoded by the coding sequence ATGCTCAAAAATTATAATTTCAGGGAAGTTGAAGAGAATACTCTGAAGTTCTGGAAAGAGAAAAAGATCTACGAGAAAGCAAAAGAAAAGAACAGGAAAGGAAAGATCTTCTATTTCTTAGATGGGCCGCCATACACATCGGGCAGAGTGCATATTGGGACGGCATGGAACAAATCGCTAAAGGACTGCTTCATCAGATTTAAAAGAATGAATGGCTTCAACATCTGGGACAGGGCAGGCTATGACATGCATGGTTTGCCGACAGAGCATAAAGTCGAGGAAAAACTTGGAATAAAGCAGAAAGAAGACATTGTAAAGTTCGGAGTTGAAAAGTTTATAAAAGAATGCAAAACGCTTTCAACAGAAAACATGAAGCTGATGAATGATGATTTTATAAGGCTCGGCATATGGATGGATTTTGAAAATGCCTATCAGTCCTTGAAAAACGAGTTTATTGAAGGCGAATGGTGGCTTATAAAAAGAGCGCATGAGAACAAAAGGCTGTATGAAGGTTTAAGAACAATGACGTGGTGTGGCCATTGCGAAACAGCGCTTGCAAAGCACGAACTGGAATATGAAACAGTTGAAGATGATTCTATTTTCCTGAAATTCAAGGTAAAAGACAAGCCAAACGAGTATCTGGTGATATGGACAACAACACCATGGACAATTCCATTCAATTTAGCAGTAATGGTTAATCCTGAACTTGATTATGTAAGGGCGAAAGTTGGAAGTGAAGTCTGGATTGTTGCAAAAGGATTGGCAGGAGCATTTATAGGAGGAGTTGCAAACAAGGATTTTACTATTTTGGAAGAATTCAAAGGCAATAAATTAGAGGGAACAAGGTATGAGCATCCTCTTTACAAAGAGCTTAAAAATGTTTATGACGAGCTTGAAAAAGAATCTTTGAAAGTGCATTCTGTGATTTTATCTTCAGAATATGTTGATCTGAGCGCAGGCTCAGGATTAGTGCATTGCGCCCCTGGCTGCGGCCCAGAGGATTATGAAGTGGGCCATAAAAACGAAATAAAGCCGTTCAACAATCTAAGCGAAAGAGGGGAATTCCCAAAAGAGATGGGCATATTTGCAGGCTTGATCGCAAAAAAAGATGATAAAAAATTCATAGAAGCTTTGGAAGAAGCAAATTCTCTGATTGCAACAACAAAAGTAGAGCATGAATACGCGCATTGCTGGAGATGCCATAATCCAGTTATCTATAAAACAACAAAGCAGTGGTTCTTCGAAGTGGAAGATCTTAAAGAAAAGATGATTGAAGCGAATAAAAAAATAAAATGGGTGCCTGAAGCTGCCTTCAATGCATTTGAGTCGTGGCTGAAAAATTTAAGGGACAATTCAATTACAAAACAAAGGTATTGGGGCTGCCCATTGCCAGTATGGAAATGCGAGAAATGCAATGATTATGTTGTAATAGGATCTGCTAATGAGCTGAAAGCATTAGCAAATAAAGTTCCTGAAGATCTTCATAAGCCATATATTGATGAAGTCACAATAAAATGCAGCTGCGGGGGCATAAAGAAAAGAATCCCTGACATTTTAGACGTATGGGTTGATGCAGGGACAACATCATGGAGCTGTTTAGATTATCCGCAGAGAAAAGATTTATTTGAAAAAATGTTTCCGCCTGAATTTATTCTGGAAGGAAAAGACCAGATTAGAGGATGGTTCAATCTTTTAATGGTTGCATCGTTTGTGAGCATGAACAGGCCTTCTTTCAAGGCAGTTTATATGCACGGATTTGTTCAGGATGCACTTGGAAGAAAAATGTCAAAATCCCTTGGAAATCAGGTTTCTCCTTATGAAGTCATTGAAAAATACGGGGCAGATACGCTGCGGTACTATATGATATGCGGAGCAAATCCCGGGGTTGACATCAATTATAATTTTGATGACCTGAAGATAAAAAACAAAAACCTGTTTGTGCTTTGGAATCTTGCCAATTACATGGTTGATTTGGCGCAAAACAGCGGCATCAACCCTTCTAAAATAACTGCTGAAAGCGTTGAGAAGAATTTTGAAATAGAAGAAAAATATATTTTTTCAAAGCTTAATTCAACAATCAAGAAAGTTACAGGGCTTTTCGAGGAATATAGATTAAATGAAGTTCCGCTTGCCATTGAAGAGCTTTATCTTGAATTATCAAGAACCTATGTGCAGCTTGTGAGGGATAAATTTTCAGGAGAAGATAATGAGAAAAAAGTTATTTTATTCGCGCTTTATGAAAATACAATGCATATTCTGAAAATGTTTGCAGCAGTTGCGCCGTTTATTTCAGAGCAGATTTACCTTAATTTAAAAGAAGCTTTTGGATTAAATGAAGAGAGCATACACTTGTTTGACTGGCCTGTTTATGATAAAAACAAAATTAATGCAGAGCTAGAAAATGATTTCAGCGTTGTGAAAGATTTCATACAGTCAATACTTGCCGGGAGGGAGAAAATAAGCCTTGGAGTGAGATGGCCGCTAAAAGAAGTTATTTTAATTATTGATGATGAAAAGGCAGTAAGCGCTGTTGAAAAGCTTGAAGATGCGATTAAAAAACAGACTAATGTTAAAGAATTGAAAATACAGAAAATATTCCCGCAGTCAAAGACCATTGTCAAAGCAGATTTTAACAAGCTTGGCCCGGCTTTCGGCAATAAAGTTCCAAAGATAATTGCAAAGCTTTCAACAGAAAGTGCAGAGAATGTCTTAAGCCACATTAAAAAAGAAGGAAAGTTTGTTTTGAAAGTCGATAATGAGAGCATAAATCTTCTCAGGGACCATATTGTTGTCACAAGAGAAGTTCCTTTTCCGTTCAAGGAAGTTGAATTTAGATATGGGCAGCTTTATCTTAATGCTGAAAGAAACGATGAATTGGAAGCAGAAGGATATTCCAGGGAGATCATGAGGAGAGTGCAGGAAGCAAGGAAGAAGAACGGCCTTGAAAAGAAGGACAGGATTGTTTTATTCGTTAAAGTTGATGAAGATCTGAAAGAGATGCTTGCAAAATGGGAAGATGCAATAAAGGAGAAGTGCGGAGCAGATAAGATAAAGATATCTGATCAGGAGCCTGCAAGGAAGCATAATGTTGAAGTGAAAGAGAGCATTAAAGGGAAGGAGATAAGGATTTTGTTTGATAAGATAGTTTAA
- a CDS encoding KEOPS complex kinase/ATPase Bud32: MKQIGSGAEAIIYLDRDVIKDRVRKSYRIPEIDVPLRKTRTRREANILVKLNKIGFPAPKLVYSDDKEKIKMDFIEGDKLRDALNKENCRKLCFELGKKIGILHNNNIIHGDLTTSNMILNKKDSNKIYFIDFGLSFISYKVEDMAVDLHLLRQALESKHYEIWKECFDSTVAGYKKEMKDNNEVLKRFEIVEMRGRHKRKSS; encoded by the coding sequence ATGAAACAGATCGGATCAGGGGCAGAGGCAATCATCTACCTTGACAGGGATGTTATAAAGGACAGGGTCAGAAAATCCTACAGGATCCCTGAAATAGACGTGCCTTTAAGGAAAACCAGGACAAGAAGAGAAGCAAATATTTTGGTTAAATTAAACAAAATAGGTTTTCCTGCGCCCAAATTAGTCTATTCTGATGATAAAGAAAAAATAAAGATGGATTTTATTGAAGGCGATAAATTGAGAGATGCTCTGAATAAAGAGAATTGCAGAAAATTGTGCTTTGAGCTTGGGAAAAAGATCGGAATTTTGCATAATAACAACATTATTCACGGCGATCTGACAACATCAAATATGATCCTGAACAAAAAAGACAGCAACAAGATTTACTTTATTGATTTTGGATTGAGCTTTATATCTTATAAAGTAGAGGACATGGCTGTCGATCTCCATTTGTTAAGGCAGGCCCTTGAAAGCAAGCACTATGAGATATGGAAGGAATGCTTTGATTCTACTGTCGCAGGCTATAAGAAAGAAATGAAAGATAACAATGAAGTGCTGAAAAGATTTGAGATTGTTGAAATGAGAGGAAGGCATAAAAGAAAAAGCAGTTAG
- a CDS encoding PQQ-binding-like beta-propeller repeat protein, with amino-acid sequence MRKIILFSVLLIPLILIIGCSQEGEFGKRPGSQEIYNPELPGDKGINEPPTQQEKWPEERSDELMLPPINTDLPLPQSPEGVPKGELIKKQLGDVEVAYFSTGIIRGMTESGLDYFIALKNKGSSEAFISITPDQELIKQVPEWNLHFFSFQNSPVKIAPGEEKKLWYFISLDRGGEETFTVNFELSQGGNSLNLPVVFGTVDDDLRGKETSRIYGYVKDENGNPVSNVRVDATMNCGRYGFRGDSDRLGRYNINVLGMEDINAIYARETACDSNDYFISADKEGYEYYFKGQVAPTRKDFVRLDIILESKKETVSYSMEWEKQVDDNYGFFWIKAANDFSVFAADQAKHPPQLDKPTNFYLFDSKGNVLWKQPAGNECWGIDIAEDGSKVTAGCHDNKIYTVDKSGKLLWSFDAGGMVRSACFSRDGKEVLSGAIQKLYLFDSDTGAKEEVSWIDEWFRNCRFYYDDSGFIVGARTLAGFDSDGNKKWDFVMGEFPMFLGVDNKKNVFAAGKSRTLFSFDADGNLRWKHRIPDHVAGAGAVTPDGSRIVLGTVGAMVYMFDNNGNLLWKRSMIGIGEEGGMGHNAITISNDGKRIVVGGAPSNCVMVYNEKGTMLWKGCNKIGNVSKDFLVGINSVQISDDKTKIVAAYGDNYVREFIGG; translated from the coding sequence GTGAGGAAGATAATTTTATTTTCGGTGTTATTAATCCCGTTAATTTTGATTATTGGCTGTTCTCAGGAAGGTGAATTTGGCAAAAGGCCGGGAAGCCAGGAAATATACAATCCTGAGTTGCCCGGGGACAAAGGAATAAATGAGCCGCCAACACAGCAAGAAAAATGGCCGGAAGAAAGAAGCGATGAGTTGATGCTGCCTCCAATAAATACAGATTTGCCTTTGCCGCAATCCCCTGAAGGAGTTCCAAAAGGGGAATTGATAAAAAAACAGCTTGGAGATGTTGAAGTTGCTTATTTCTCAACCGGAATTATCAGAGGCATGACTGAAAGCGGGCTTGACTATTTTATTGCACTAAAAAATAAAGGCAGCAGCGAGGCTTTTATCTCAATAACACCGGATCAGGAATTAATCAAGCAAGTTCCGGAATGGAATCTTCATTTTTTCTCATTCCAGAATTCTCCTGTAAAAATAGCCCCGGGTGAGGAAAAAAAGCTCTGGTATTTCATCTCTCTTGACAGAGGCGGTGAAGAGACTTTCACAGTAAATTTTGAACTGAGCCAAGGAGGTAATAGCCTCAATTTGCCTGTAGTTTTTGGCACAGTTGATGATGATTTAAGGGGAAAAGAAACAAGCAGGATTTATGGTTATGTAAAAGACGAAAATGGGAATCCAGTCAGCAATGTAAGAGTCGATGCCACGATGAATTGCGGCAGGTATGGGTTCAGAGGGGATAGTGACCGGCTTGGAAGATACAACATCAATGTACTTGGGATGGAAGATATTAACGCAATCTATGCAAGAGAAACCGCATGCGACTCAAATGATTATTTTATTTCTGCTGATAAGGAAGGATACGAATATTATTTCAAAGGGCAGGTTGCGCCTACAAGAAAAGATTTTGTAAGGCTAGATATCATTCTTGAAAGTAAAAAAGAAACTGTTTCCTACAGTATGGAATGGGAAAAGCAGGTTGATGATAATTATGGCTTCTTTTGGATAAAAGCTGCAAACGATTTCAGCGTATTTGCTGCTGATCAGGCAAAGCATCCGCCTCAATTGGATAAGCCAACAAATTTTTATCTGTTTGACTCAAAAGGCAATGTTTTATGGAAGCAGCCTGCTGGCAACGAGTGCTGGGGCATTGATATTGCAGAAGATGGCAGTAAAGTTACAGCTGGCTGCCACGATAATAAGATATACACTGTCGATAAAAGCGGCAAATTGCTGTGGTCTTTTGATGCAGGAGGAATGGTGAGGAGTGCCTGCTTTTCAAGAGACGGCAAAGAGGTTTTGTCTGGCGCTATCCAGAAATTGTATTTGTTTGATTCAGACACCGGAGCTAAAGAAGAAGTATCCTGGATTGATGAATGGTTTAGGAATTGCCGGTTTTATTATGATGACTCCGGGTTTATCGTTGGGGCAAGAACCTTGGCAGGATTTGATTCCGATGGAAACAAAAAATGGGATTTTGTAATGGGCGAGTTCCCTATGTTCTTGGGGGTTGATAATAAGAAAAATGTTTTTGCTGCTGGAAAAAGCAGGACTTTGTTTTCATTCGATGCCGACGGCAACCTGCGATGGAAGCACAGGATTCCTGATCACGTTGCCGGAGCAGGCGCTGTAACGCCAGATGGCAGCAGAATTGTTCTTGGCACTGTTGGTGCTATGGTTTATATGTTTGACAATAATGGAAACCTTTTATGGAAAAGATCTATGATTGGGATAGGAGAAGAAGGGGGAATGGGGCATAATGCAATTACAATTTCCAATGATGGAAAAAGAATCGTTGTAGGCGGAGCACCAAGCAATTGTGTTATGGTTTATAACGAAAAGGGAACAATGCTGTGGAAAGGCTGCAACAAAATAGGAAATGTCTCAAAAGATTTTCTTGTTGGAATAAACAGCGTTCAAATATCTGATGATAAAACAAAAATAGTCGCAGCTTATGGCGATAATTATGTTCGTGAATTTATCGGGGGTTAA
- a CDS encoding transcriptional regulator: protein MTRREEIEKLLGEKAHSVQDLANYFRVTAKEIKEDLSHVARSIKPRKLKLDPAYCKSCGFVFKERSKLSRPSKCPKCRKEWIEEARFSIK, encoded by the coding sequence ATGACCCGCCGCGAAGAGATTGAAAAATTATTGGGAGAGAAAGCGCATTCTGTCCAGGACTTAGCGAATTATTTCAGGGTCACAGCCAAAGAAATTAAGGAAGATCTCAGCCATGTTGCCCGTTCTATAAAGCCGAGAAAGTTAAAGCTTGATCCAGCATACTGCAAGAGCTGCGGATTTGTTTTCAAGGAGAGATCCAAATTAAGCAGGCCAAGCAAATGCCCTAAATGCAGAAAAGAATGGATCGAAGAGGCGAGGTTCAGCATAAAATAG
- a CDS encoding methyltransferase domain-containing protein, whose protein sequence is MSSYKPLQNLVVREFSNEKVQKSYEEATREGLWKSEEKLFKKYFKPGSRIFDIGCGSGRTTFSLVKIGYKVIGIDLTPAMIKTAKRLSKEFRIKIDFRVGNAANLKIRNESFDNALFSFNGWDQIPGEENRLKALKEANRAIKPGGYFIFTSHLRQLNKKYFWFWIKQWLRLYIFKPIGLNIREIEYGDQFFKRARIEEYENEQFIHIPRLSKIIKQIKKAGFELVFYDKRNSIAKEDEKLITGNCTFFVCKKPILC, encoded by the coding sequence ATGAGTAGCTACAAACCACTTCAAAATCTGGTCGTAAGGGAATTTTCAAATGAAAAAGTCCAGAAATCATACGAAGAAGCAACAAGGGAAGGCTTGTGGAAATCAGAAGAAAAACTATTTAAAAAATATTTTAAGCCAGGATCAAGAATATTTGATATAGGCTGCGGCTCCGGAAGAACAACTTTTTCTCTTGTTAAAATAGGCTATAAAGTGATAGGAATAGACCTGACTCCTGCAATGATCAAAACAGCTAAAAGGCTTTCAAAAGAATTCAGGATAAAGATTGATTTTAGAGTTGGCAACGCAGCAAACCTGAAAATCAGGAATGAAAGCTTTGACAATGCATTGTTCTCATTTAACGGCTGGGATCAAATTCCAGGAGAAGAAAACAGGCTGAAGGCATTAAAAGAAGCAAACAGGGCAATAAAGCCAGGAGGATATTTTATTTTCACATCGCATTTGAGGCAGTTGAATAAGAAATATTTCTGGTTTTGGATAAAACAGTGGCTCAGGCTTTACATTTTTAAGCCTATTGGGCTGAATATAAGGGAAATAGAGTACGGCGACCAGTTCTTTAAAAGGGCGCGTATAGAGGAATATGAAAATGAGCAGTTTATCCATATACCGAGACTTTCAAAGATAATCAAACAAATTAAAAAAGCAGGCTTTGAACTGGTGTTTTATGATAAAAGAAACAGCATTGCAAAAGAAGATGAAAAATTAATAACTGGAAACTGCACTTTTTTTGTATGCAAGAAACCTATTTTATGCTGA
- the hisC gene encoding histidinol-phosphate transaminase, with protein MEARNYIKNLNGYAPPNSGRKDFIRLDFNENTKGCSKKVLDKMKSIDKMYLSTYPDYSGLNEKVAGYCKVKPNNIVVTNGCDAALKLVADCFVDKNDSAVIIEPTFSMYEFFLTIAGAKIKKIKYNKNLSFPTENLLKAVNKKTKIIILCNPNNPTGTSIDQKSIMRILKKAKNSVVLIDEAYGEFSNFTASNMIEKYGNLIITRTFSKAFGLAGLRAGYIISNNKNIEILKKAYGPFEVNSIAKTAIEAALDDVAWMKKSIKDVKENKKVLESEFRKLSIEFYPSKANFLLARFDDAEYIRGRLKENKILVRGMSRYPLIKNCLRITIGTKKQMRKLAKSLEQILKPALIFDMDGVLVDVGRSYRTAIKKTAEFFTGSRVSYGEIQAYKEKTGFNNDWNITEAIIKSRGKLIKRGKIIDKFQNCYLGNDFDGLVKNEKWLLKRKILEKLSKKYELAIVTGRPKKEAEYALIRNNVKSFFSVVMALEDVSKDKPNPEGIIKAMNALSVSRAIYFGDTKNDKLAASNAKIGFEFVNKNINKIVRGYAK; from the coding sequence ATGGAAGCAAGGAACTATATTAAAAATCTGAACGGGTATGCGCCGCCAAATTCCGGAAGAAAGGATTTCATCAGGCTCGACTTTAATGAGAACACAAAGGGATGTTCAAAAAAAGTGCTTGATAAAATGAAAAGCATAGATAAAATGTATCTTTCGACTTATCCCGATTATAGCGGCTTAAATGAAAAAGTGGCCGGATACTGCAAAGTAAAACCGAATAATATTGTGGTGACAAATGGCTGTGATGCAGCCTTAAAGTTAGTAGCAGATTGTTTTGTTGACAAAAATGACTCAGCTGTGATTATCGAACCAACTTTTTCCATGTATGAATTTTTTCTAACAATTGCTGGAGCAAAAATAAAAAAAATAAAATATAATAAAAATCTTAGTTTCCCAACAGAGAATTTATTAAAAGCTGTCAATAAAAAGACAAAAATTATCATCTTATGCAACCCAAACAACCCTACTGGAACATCAATAGATCAAAAAAGCATTATGAGGATACTCAAAAAAGCAAAAAATTCAGTTGTTTTAATTGACGAAGCATATGGTGAATTTTCTAATTTTACAGCAAGCAATATGATTGAAAAATATGGCAATTTGATCATAACGAGAACTTTTTCCAAGGCTTTTGGATTAGCTGGGTTAAGGGCAGGATATATAATATCAAATAACAAAAATATTGAAATTTTGAAAAAGGCTTATGGCCCTTTTGAGGTGAATTCGATTGCTAAAACAGCCATAGAAGCGGCCTTGGACGATGTTGCTTGGATGAAAAAGAGCATTAAAGATGTCAAAGAAAACAAGAAAGTGCTTGAAAGCGAATTTAGAAAATTGAGCATAGAGTTTTACCCAAGCAAAGCTAATTTTTTGCTTGCAAGATTTGATGATGCGGAATATATCAGAGGCAGACTAAAGGAAAACAAGATTCTGGTTAGAGGCATGAGCAGATATCCTCTAATTAAAAATTGCCTGAGAATCACGATAGGGACAAAAAAACAGATGAGGAAACTGGCCAAATCCCTGGAACAAATACTAAAGCCTGCCTTAATCTTTGACATGGATGGTGTTCTGGTTGATGTTGGCAGATCTTACAGGACGGCAATAAAAAAAACAGCAGAGTTCTTTACAGGCTCCAGAGTTAGTTATGGTGAAATTCAGGCATATAAGGAAAAAACAGGGTTTAATAACGACTGGAATATAACAGAAGCCATAATCAAAAGCAGGGGCAAATTGATAAAAAGAGGAAAAATAATAGATAAATTTCAGAACTGCTATTTGGGAAATGATTTTGATGGATTGGTAAAAAATGAAAAATGGCTGCTGAAGAGAAAGATTTTGGAAAAATTATCTAAAAAATACGAGTTGGCAATTGTGACGGGCAGACCCAAGAAAGAAGCAGAGTATGCATTAATAAGAAACAATGTTAAAAGTTTTTTCTCTGTGGTCATGGCTCTTGAGGACGTTTCCAAAGATAAGCCAAATCCGGAAGGCATTATCAAAGCGATGAATGCGCTTAGCGTCAGCAGAGCAATCTATTTCGGAGATACAAAAAATGACAAGCTAGCAGCTTCCAATGCAAAAATTGGCTTTGAATTTGTTAATAAAAACATAAATAAGATTGTCAGAGGCTATGCAAAATGA
- the hisB gene encoding imidazoleglycerol-phosphate dehydratase HisB — MRTSKIERKTKETEICVELNLDGSGKYNVDAPIRFFAHMIESFSKHGLFDIAMQAKGDVEVDQHHIIEDCGIVLGQAFREALDDKKGINRAGYFIYPMDDALAIVALDISGRPYLRFEGKPRRRFCGDFDADLLEDFFYGFSTGLQANIAIRMKYGRSDHHKIEALFKAFAKAMKTACSRDKRALKETPSTKGLIEK, encoded by the coding sequence ATGAGAACTTCCAAGATTGAAAGAAAAACAAAGGAAACAGAGATATGTGTAGAATTAAATCTCGATGGAAGCGGGAAATACAATGTAGATGCGCCAATAAGATTTTTTGCGCACATGATTGAATCTTTCTCAAAGCACGGGCTCTTTGACATCGCTATGCAGGCAAAAGGAGATGTTGAAGTGGATCAGCATCACATAATAGAAGATTGCGGAATAGTGTTGGGACAGGCATTCAGGGAGGCATTGGATGACAAAAAGGGAATTAACAGGGCAGGATATTTCATTTATCCAATGGATGATGCTCTTGCAATTGTGGCATTAGACATATCAGGAAGACCTTACCTGAGGTTTGAGGGAAAGCCAAGAAGGAGATTCTGCGGAGATTTTGATGCAGATTTGCTTGAGGATTTTTTTTATGGTTTTTCAACGGGCTTGCAGGCAAATATAGCCATTCGGATGAAATATGGAAGAAGCGACCACCACAAAATCGAGGCTTTATTCAAGGCTTTTGCAAAAGCAATGAAAACTGCATGCTCAAGGGACAAGCGAGCCTTGAAAGAAACGCCATCAACTAAGGGTTTGATTGAAAAATGA
- the hisH gene encoding imidazole glycerol phosphate synthase subunit HisH, giving the protein MIGIIDCGTGNLNSVKNALDYLRTKSKVVNTPEEIENADAIILPGVGAFGFVMDNLRDKGLEMPIRNSIKDGKPFLGICLGLQALFEESEESKGVKGLGIFKGKAVKFSKGKVPQVGWNKVIPTKKGIFRESYFYFVNSYYVVPEEKEIVAATTDYFGSFVSGIQYKNVAAVQFHPEKSGKSGLELLRRWLKCSLKE; this is encoded by the coding sequence ATGATAGGAATAATAGACTGCGGAACTGGAAATTTGAATAGTGTAAAAAATGCACTTGATTATTTAAGAACGAAATCTAAGGTAGTGAATACTCCGGAAGAAATAGAAAATGCTGATGCGATAATCCTGCCCGGTGTTGGTGCATTTGGGTTTGTGATGGATAATTTAAGGGACAAAGGATTAGAAATGCCTATAAGAAACTCAATTAAGGACGGAAAACCATTTTTGGGCATTTGTTTGGGTCTTCAAGCGCTTTTTGAAGAAAGTGAGGAAAGCAAAGGAGTAAAGGGTCTTGGCATCTTTAAAGGCAAGGCGGTGAAATTCTCAAAAGGAAAAGTTCCACAAGTGGGGTGGAATAAGGTAATTCCCACCAAAAAAGGCATTTTCAGAGAAAGCTATTTCTATTTTGTCAATTCATATTATGTTGTACCTGAAGAAAAAGAGATTGTTGCAGCAACGACAGATTACTTTGGCAGCTTTGTTAGCGGAATTCAGTATAAGAATGTGGCTGCTGTCCAATTCCACCCTGAGAAAAGCGGTAAATCTGGCTTAGAACTATTAAGGAGATGGTTAAAATGCTCGCTAAAAGAATAA
- the hisF gene encoding imidazole glycerol phosphate synthase subunit HisF, which produces MLAKRIIPCLDVKEGIVVKGTNFVNLRCAGDAVRLAKKYDSEGADELVFLDIAASSEKRKITIELVKKVAKQIFIPLTVGGGINTIEDIRDVLNAGADKVSINTAAVKNPQLIKKAAKKFGSQCIVVAVDVKKINGKYEVFIEGGRRSAGISAVRWAKQAELLGAGEILLTSMDKDGTKEGYDIELTKAISQSVNIPVIASGGAGSLPSLAEVFRKGKADAVLAASIFHYGTYSISEVKDYLNNEGIEVRK; this is translated from the coding sequence ATGCTCGCTAAAAGAATAATCCCTTGCTTGGATGTAAAAGAAGGCATTGTTGTAAAAGGAACTAATTTCGTTAATTTAAGGTGCGCTGGCGATGCAGTCAGGTTAGCAAAGAAATATGATAGCGAAGGTGCAGACGAACTTGTATTTTTGGATATTGCTGCATCCTCTGAAAAAAGGAAAATAACGATTGAACTAGTCAAAAAAGTAGCAAAACAAATATTTATCCCCCTGACTGTCGGTGGAGGGATAAACACAATCGAAGATATAAGAGACGTGCTTAATGCGGGCGCAGACAAGGTTTCAATTAACACAGCAGCAGTCAAAAATCCGCAGTTGATCAAAAAAGCCGCAAAAAAATTTGGAAGCCAATGCATAGTCGTAGCTGTAGATGTCAAGAAGATCAATGGGAAATATGAAGTTTTTATCGAAGGAGGAAGGCGATCTGCAGGAATTAGCGCTGTAAGATGGGCTAAACAAGCCGAGCTTCTGGGTGCAGGTGAAATTCTCTTGACATCTATGGACAAAGATGGGACAAAAGAAGGTTATGATATTGAACTTACTAAAGCAATCTCCCAATCAGTTAATATCCCGGTAATAGCGTCTGGGGGGGCAGGCTCATTGCCGAGTTTAGCCGAGGTTTTCAGGAAAGGGAAAGCAGATGCTGTATTGGCGGCATCAATCTTCCACTATGGCACATATTCAATATCTGAAGTAAAAGATTATTTGAATAATGAAGGCATCGAGGTAAGAAAATGA